In Sphingomonas sp. Leaf357, a single genomic region encodes these proteins:
- a CDS encoding MaoC family dehydratase, with amino-acid sequence MTIDYAAAMALRDEGRRFDYADRETMLYALAAGMGRDPLDARELRYVFEGDGFCAMPTLAVVAARSDIARRIPFDLALMLHGEQRLTLHRPMPTAASLIADSRITEVLDKGEGKGALIYTETTARLADTDEPLFTIGNTLFARGDGGFGGPRGPAPATHALPDRAPDHVHVAETRADQALLYRLTGDRNPLHADPALARRAGFAVPILHGLCTYAIACRAVLATACEDDPARVRQFDVRFTAPVFPGDRIETDVWIDGDIVSFRCRVPERDVVAINNGRCVIVTP; translated from the coding sequence ATGACGATCGATTATGCCGCCGCGATGGCGTTGCGCGACGAGGGGCGCCGCTTCGACTATGCGGACCGCGAGACGATGCTCTACGCGCTCGCCGCCGGCATGGGCCGCGATCCGCTCGACGCGCGCGAACTGCGCTATGTGTTCGAGGGCGACGGCTTTTGCGCGATGCCGACGCTGGCGGTGGTGGCGGCGCGCAGCGATATCGCGCGCCGCATTCCGTTCGATCTCGCGCTGATGCTGCACGGCGAGCAGCGGCTGACGCTGCACCGACCGATGCCGACCGCGGCCAGCCTGATCGCCGACAGCCGGATCACCGAGGTGCTCGACAAGGGCGAGGGAAAGGGCGCGCTAATCTACACCGAAACGACGGCGCGGCTGGCCGATACGGACGAGCCGTTGTTCACGATTGGCAACACGCTGTTCGCGCGTGGCGATGGCGGGTTCGGCGGACCGCGCGGCCCCGCGCCGGCCACCCATGCCTTGCCTGATCGCGCGCCCGACCACGTCCATGTCGCCGAAACGCGGGCCGACCAGGCATTACTCTATCGCCTGACCGGCGACCGCAATCCACTTCACGCCGATCCGGCGCTCGCGCGCCGGGCAGGGTTTGCGGTGCCGATCCTGCACGGCCTGTGCACCTATGCGATCGCCTGCCGCGCGGTGCTCGCCACGGCGTGCGAGGATGATCCCGCCCGCGTGCGCCAGTTCGACGTGCGCTTCACCGCGCCGGTCTTTCCCGGCGACCGGATCGAGACCGATGTCTGGATCGACGGCGACATCGTTTCGTTCCGTTGCCGCGTGCCCGAGCGTGACGTGGTGGCGATCAACAACGGGCGCTGCGTGATCGTTACGCCGTAA